Proteins found in one Amphiura filiformis chromosome 14, Afil_fr2py, whole genome shotgun sequence genomic segment:
- the LOC140169883 gene encoding uncharacterized protein, with translation MRTSAQLLLLALVATSVNALSITLIPGTTSGTIQYRDRGSALVVNTGESITLVCTVRDDTQQNGVWSFNGNTIGTAQELLSGALILGTDNVRSSVTVVAGGGTTQYRLQLTSINEQDMGVYRCVAGSDFDTVDLFVTGTTTRPPTTIPSTMPPTVTAVGVNDNGIITFKGGVSAQLQCQGASIPKVLEDGIEWFFEGVRISKQQERLGDYVVDYYQNYDDDKTVVSMLKIPDVTVDKVGQYMCVFMNPLGTSSAIMDLQIMEESGGDNNGGKISILRVTRAVALDTTSIQVDWQAGPEIDTVGLYLIRVSSTATGRTSQLTASSTARSIVFTGLEPGTEYEVAVAPFTNGVPGAFSDTVRATTNQETDGCTTIKPRRTDLTDLGSPCLFRGWVDVQGQGANNDYCRVISNGGQQYLSCALAGSTDNHVYTSPNKTIDWFDAGHVDTWYMKDEDNDGRDDYCRCVGIPPNTVVSCMKAGEDGFVSHDDFQIQESSECHLNKVNPFFGVA, from the exons ATGAGGACGTCAGCGCAGCTTCTACTGTTAGCTCTGGTTGCCACCAGTG TAAATGCATTGAGTATCACCTTAATACCTGGCACAACATCAGGCACAATTCAGTATAGA GATAGAGGAAGCGCTCTCGTAGTCAACACTGGCGAGTCCATTACTTTAGTATGTACCGTGAGAGACGATACACAGCAGAATGGTGTTTGGTCCTTCAACGGAAACACAATAGGTACAGCACAGGAGTTACTGAGCGGTGCATTAATACTGGGCACGGATAATGTTCGGTCCAGTGTTACAGTGGTGGCAGGTGGTGGGACAACGCAATATCGGTTGCAACTAACATCAATTAATGAACAAGATATGGGAGTCTATAGATGTGTGGCAGGAAGTGATTTTGATACGGTTGATTTGTTCGTGACAG GGACTACGACAAGACCTCCAACGACAATACCTTCTACAATGCCTCCGACTGTGACCGCAGTCGGTGTTAATGACAATGGTATCATTACCTTTAAAGGAGGTGTGAGTGCTCAACTTCAATGCCAGGGTGCTTCCATCCCCAAGGTTCTTGAGGATGGTATTGAATGGTTTTTTGAAGGCGTTCGTATAAG cAAGCAACAAGAACGCCTTGGTGATTATGTTGTTGACTATTACCAGAACTACGATGATGATAAAACCGTGGTGTCTATGCTGAAAATACCCGATGTCACTGTTGACAAAGTCGGCCAGTATATGTGTGTATTCATGAATCCTTTAGGCACAAGTAGCGCTATAATGGATCTTCAAA TCATGGAAGAATCGGGTGGAGACAACAATGGCGGTAAGATAAGCATTTTGCGTGTGACCAGAGCAGTGGCGTTGGACACAACGTCTATACAAGTTGATTGGCAG GCTGGTCCTGAGATTGATACTGTCGGTTTGTATCTCATACGAGTAAGTTCGACTGCCACAGGACGCACATCACAGCTAACCGCTTCATCTACAGCAAGAAGTATAGTATTCACTGGTTTAGAACCAGGAACAGAGTATGAGGTGGCAGTGGCACCGTTTACCAATGGAGTACCGGGAGCGTTTAGCGACACTGTCCGTGCAACAACAAATCAAGAAACAGACG GTTGCACGACCATCAAACCAAGACGTACCGACCTAACTGATTTGGGATCACCGTGCTTATTCAGAGGCTGGGTTGATGTACAGGGACAGGGAGCGAATAATGACTACTGTCG GGTAATATCTAACGGTGGTCAACAGTACTTGTCATGCGCACTCGCTGGTTCAACAGACAACCATGTCTATACTTCTCCTAACAAGACCATTGATTGGTTCGATGCCGGTCACGTGGACACGTGGTATATGAAAGATGAAGATAACGATGGTAGAGACGATTACTGCAG ATGCGTTGGAATTCCACCAAACACCGTGGTATCCTGTATGAAAGCAGGTGAAGACGGCTTTGTCAGTCATGATGACTTCCAAATACAGGAATCTTCTGAATGTCACTTAAACAAAGTGAATCCATTCTTTGGGGTAGCTTAA